From the genome of Lotus japonicus ecotype B-129 chromosome 6, LjGifu_v1.2, one region includes:
- the LOC130726567 gene encoding superoxide dismutase [Fe] 3, chloroplastic yields MGDQKKQFNIVQINMIDDDILCLANRFCNYSRSGPVWLNFCYVIFYSPKQVREEGCVSSRHCSILSSFERTSYQRCSSTSSTAWFSASWNKVTMACCYFNPIPTSSHPILSDLSRKFKIPKLLHRNRRFNGSPRSSKVTAFYGLKTPPYELDALEPYMSKKTIDMHWGEHHRNFVEGLNRQLEKDDILYGHTLDELVKVTYNNGNPLPEFNNAAEVWNHDFFWESMQPGGGDMPILGLLEQIEKDFGSFTNFKEKFIEAALTLFGSGWVWLVLKREERRLAIVKTSNAICPTVWDDIPIINLDLWEHAYYLDYKNDRAKYVNVFMDHLVSWNAATERLAWGEAFVNLGEPKIPVA; encoded by the exons ATGGGTGACCAAAAAAAGCAATTTAACATAGTTCAAATCAACATGATAGATGATGATATTCTATGCCTTGCGAACCGGTTCTGTAACTATTCACGGTCCGGTCCGGTCTGGTTGAACTTTTGTTACGTTATCTTTTATTCACCGAAACAAGTCAGAGAAGAAGGTTGTGTTTCTTCAAGACATTGCTCCATTCTGTCTTCCTTTGAGAGAACAAGTTACCAACGTTGTTCTTCAACATCTTCAACTGCGTGGTTTTCAGCATCTT GGAACAAAGTCACAATGGCTTGCTGTTACTTCAATCCTATACCTACTAGCTCTCATCCCATTTTGTCAGACTTATCTAGAAAGTTCAAGATTCCAAAGCTTCTTCACAGG AACAGGAGGTTTAATGGCTCGCCTAGATCTTCAAAAGTTACTGCATTTTATGGCTTGAAAACCCCTCCTTATGAACTT GATGCATTAGAACCATATATGAGTAAGAAGACAATTGACATGCACTGGGGAGAACATCATCGGAATTTTGTAGAAGGTTTGAACAGACAGCTGGAGAAGGATGATATACTATATGGTCACACCTTGGATGAACTAGTCAAAGTGACTTACAACAATGGCAATCCCTTGCCTGAATTCAACAATGCAGCTGAG GTTTGGAATCATGACTTCTTTTGGGAATCCATGCAACCAGGAGGGGGAGATATGCCCATACTAGGTCTTCTTGAACAGATTGAAAAGGATTTTGGATCATTTACAAATTTTAAGGAGAAGTTTATAGAAGCTGCCCTCACATTATTTGGTTCTGGCTGGGTTTGGCTAGTCT tgaagagagaagaaagaCGACTAGCCATTGTTAAAACTTCAAATGCCATTTGCCCTACTGTGTGGGATGACATA CCAATCATCAACTTGGATTTGTGGGAG CATGCATACTATCTGGATTACAAG AATGACAGAGCAAAGTATGTGAATGTATTTATGGACCACCTTGTGTCTTGGAATGCTGCAACTGAACGCTTGGCATGGGGAGAGGCTTTTGTGAACTTAGGAGAACCTAAAATTCCTGTTGCATGA
- the LOC130726318 gene encoding uncharacterized protein LOC130726318 isoform X2, producing the protein MLEKKHYFIISDYLYCVFSCLFCHDLDCIGFPGVGADRKLFDAFILTINKALTCANFELRGCIDQYDGQVYYGVVNTVSDEQSKLGTKYTVPQIAFYKAVIEAIVQDATANGYISSIGALNLNLDSQVTVATDPQSQGSQALVPPALKNFGLSQKEKALDELVRDRWLHLTTDGNIKLGVKSFLDLRSWFLNNEVPSCHVCNEAGIKAELCQNESCTVRIHHYCLKQLFSQRKAAKVCPSCSTSWPYVVPKAEALHIEEDNEPPQESQRATSSKRKKRRANIVIEDEDVGSSNQDELNGLTRKASRARRANVADTGGPSASQSSATSAFRRVTRRSSQM; encoded by the exons ATGTTAGAAAAGAAacattattttataatttcagACTATTTGTACTGTGTTTTTTCTTGTCTTTTTTGTCATGACCTTGATTGCATTGGTTTTCCTGGTGTAGGCGCTGACCGTAAGCTATTTGATGCGTTTATTCTGACCATAAACAAAGCACTCACTTGTGCTAATTTTGAGTTGCGTGGCTGCATAGATCAATATGATGGGCAAGTTTATTATGGAGTGGTCAATACTGTTTCTGATGAACAATCGAAGTTGGGAACGAAGTATACTGTTCCGCAGATTGCTTTCTATAAGGCTGTT ATTGAAGCGATCGTTCAAGATGCCACTGCAAATGGTTATATCTCCAGCATTGGTGCTCTCAATCTTAATTTGGATAGTCAG GTTACAGTTGCGACCGATCCACAATCTCAAGGAAGCCAAGCACTTGTCCCTCCTGCATTGAAGAATTTTGGCTTGTCTCAAAAGGAAAAAGCTCTAGATGAACTTGTGAGAGACCGGTGGCTTCATTTGACTACAGATGGTAATATTAAACTTGGTGTGAAGTCATTCCTTGATCTTCGCAGTTGGTTTCTAAATAATGAGGTTCCATCCTGTCATGTTTGCAATGAAGCTGGAATAAAG GCAGAGTTATGCCAAAATGAAAGCTGTACTGTTCGAATTCACCACTACTGCCTGAAGCAACTTTTCTCACAGAGAAAG GCTGCAAAAGTTTGCCCAAGTTGTAGCACTTCATGGCCCTATGTAGTACCCAAGGCTGAAGCACTACATATTGAAGAAGACAATGAACCTCCTCAGGAAAGCCAACGAGCTACTAGTTCTAAAAGAAAGAAGCGCAGAGCCAATATAGTcattgaggatgaagatgttGGATCCAGCAATCAGGATGAGCTGAATGGATTGACAAGAAAAGCGAGTAGAGCACGTAGAGCTAACGTTGCAGATACAGGAGGACCTAGTGCATCTCAATCTTCTGCAACTTCTGCTTTCAGAAGAGTTACTCGAAGATCTAGTCAAATGTAA
- the LOC130726310 gene encoding uncharacterized protein LOC130726310: MDTLTAEDLPTIGGIATVSLLHSFIPTHWLPFSIVGRAQKWTLSRTLLVTALGAILHVISTALLGITAVTMANTIVGEEAVHKLASLLLVFLGGSYVLLFLVGKGGHNHSHNQPMEKMAVAGLILVPALSPCATTLPVFLAVGNSSTMMVLAIIVLLFSTITVMTSLVALSFYGASQLKFHWVERYDKLLVGSVLCLVGVLTLIFHDDHHHGEVSSVGGHSHSKIVSL; the protein is encoded by the exons ATGGATACTCTGACAGCTGAGGATCTTCCAACAATCGGAGGAATCGCCACCGTTTCGCTTCTCCATTCCTTCATTCCCACCCACTGGCTTCCCTTCTCCATTGTCGGTCGTGCCCAGAAGTGGACTCTCTCACGAACCCTTCTCGTTA CTGCACTAGGAGCAATTTTACACGTAATATCCACGGCACTTCTTGGTATAACAGCAGTCACCATGGCAAACACCATTGTTGGTGAAGAAGCAGTTCACAAGCTTGCATCACTTTTGCTTGTGTTTCTAGGCGGTAGTTATGTTCTGTTGTTTTTGGTTGGAAAGGGTGGCCATAATCATTCGCACAACCAACCGATGGAGAAAATGGCTGTTGCTGGGCTTATTCTTGTTCCTGCATTGTCTCCTTGTGCCACAACACTTCCAGTATTTCTTGCTGTTGGAAATTCATCTACCATGATGGTGCTGGCTATCATAGTGTTGCTATTCAG TACAATAACTGTGATGACTTCACTGGTAGCGTTATCATTCTATGGGGCCAGTCAGCTGAAGTTTCACTGGGTAGAGCGGTATGACAAACTCCTTGTTGGTTCAGTACTGTGTTTGGTTGGAGTTTTGACCCTAATTTTTCATGATGATCATCATCATGGAGAAGTAAGTTCTGTTGGAGGGCATTCACATTCAAAGATAGTTTCCCTATGA
- the LOC130725878 gene encoding NDR1/HIN1-like protein 13: MADRVHPHTSPPASAESQPAPPPSEKPASPTGTYVIQIPKDQVYRVPPPENARRYANYNRRKTRRCGFCCCLCWLIGLLFIFLILLGIAAGVFYLVFRPKAPNYSIQTVSVKGMNLTSPSPSSAAAISPEFDVAVRANNGNDKIGIYYLKGSSVEMFYRDSRLCGGALPAFYQASNNVTVFKAVLKGDGVELAGSDRTALVNAVAKRSVPLTMKLRAPVKIKVGSVKTWKITVKVDCDVAVDQLTAKSKIVHKDCSYGLDLW, from the coding sequence ATGGCTGACCGAGTTCACCCCCACACCTCACCCCCTGCTTCCGCCGAGTCACAACCCGCTCCACCTCCCTCGGAGAAACCAGCCTCGCCTACCGGAACCTACGTCATCCAGATCCCCAAGGACCAAGTCTACCGCGTCCCTCCGCCGGAGAATGCGCGCCGCTACGCCAACTACAACCGCCGCAAAACTCGCCGATGCGGCTTCTGCTGCTGCCTCTGCTGGCTCATCGGcctcctcttcatcttcctcatccTCCTCGGCATCGCCGCCGGCGTCTTCTACCTCGTTTTCCGTCCCAAAGCGCCTAACTACTCAATCCAAACCGTCTCCGTCAAAGGAATGAACCTCACCTCGCCATCGCCGTCATCCGCGGCGGCAATCTCGCCGGAGTTCGACGTCGCGGTGAGAGCCAACAACGGCAACGACAAGATCGGGATCTACTATTTGAAAGGAAGCTCGGTGGAAATGTTCTATAGAGACTCGCGGCTCTGCGGCGGCGCGTTGCCGGCGTTTTACCAGGCGTCGAACAATGTGACGGTGTTTAAGGCGGTGTTGAAGGGCGACGGCGTCGAACTCGCCGGGTCGGATCGGACGGCGTTGGTGAACGCGGTGGCGAAACGGAGCGTGCCGTTGACGATGAAGCTGAGAGCGCCGGTGAAGATTAAAGTGGGGTCCGTTAAGACGTGGAAGATTACCGTTAAGGTGGATTGTGACGTGGCGGTGGATCAGTTAACGGCGAAGTCGAAGATTGTTCATAAGGATTGTAGTTATGGATTGGATCTTTGGTGA
- the LOC130722833 gene encoding protein ALTERED PHOSPHATE STARVATION RESPONSE 1-like, whose protein sequence is MGATSSKLNDDKALQLCRERKKFVRQALDGRCSLAAAHAIYVQSLKSTGTALRKFTEPEAPIESSLYTSTSATPEPLGLTGKTLSQFSFSSPSASQRIDPAEAFSPTPSPPSSRKFQANPMKFSSSSSKKVEEKPPVPVVGTVTSSGTPQNATPRSERSETTAFEDSSLPDGTPPWDFFGLLHPIDHQFSFQEGKGMHQDMGNADDITRLREGEGMPELEDDEEKVYSHGKEDSLDSEDEFDDEPAADTLVRRFENFNRVNDHVQANGLPTPNKPQSGDSASEVEFVNRGKGSSPDASPLKTASPASVLPTETSKFVEKENQNESKVAPKDFFASMKVIESLFVKASESGKEVPRMLEANKLHFRPILPGKENGSVASSLLKACFSCGEDPSQVPKEPAQNSVKYLTWHRTMSSPSTSSRNLMGANSKDDMEDHTNNLFDNFCMISGSHASTLDRLYAWERKLYDEVKASGVIRKEYDMKCKILQHLESQGEKTSTIDKTRAIVKDLHSRIRVAILRIDSISKRIEELRDRELQPQLEELIEGLSRMWEVMFDCHKLQFQIISTALNSSHARITMNSELRRQIASYLESELHHLASSFTKWIGAQRSYLVAINGWLNKCVPLQQKSVKKKRRPQPPLLRIYGPPIYTTCDIWLEKVGELPFQDLVDSMKSLAVETARFLPRHEKKHGKAVNRANLTSWTAADIGSESRDNLLRDDTSEDWNPGFDRFRASFINFLGQLNGFAGSSVKMYTDLRQDIQNAKSRYNYRSNSQTQDGLGNSQSQDDHSKSQSKVDKSKMESSKE, encoded by the exons ATGGGGGCCACGAGCTCCAAATTGAATGATGATAAGGCACTCCAGCTGTGCCGTGAGAGGAAGAAATTTGTCAGGCAAGCACTTGATGGGCGTTGTTCTCTAGCAGCCGCGCATGCTATATATGTGCAGTCCCTGAAAAGTACAGGAACAGCTCTGCGAAAATTCACAGAACCTGAAGCACCTATTGAATCTTCGTTGTATACTTCCACCAGTGCAACGCCAGAACCACTTGGTTTAACTGGGAAGACCCTGTCTCAGTTCTCGTTCTCCTCACCATCTGCGTCACAGCGTATTGATCCAGCTGAAGCATTTTCCCCAACACCCTCTCCTCCTAGCTCTAGAAAGTTCCAAGCAAATCCTATGAAATTTAGCAGTAGTTCTTCTAAAAAGGTAGAAGAAAAGCCACCTGTACCTGTTGTAGGAACAGTAACATCATCAGGTACACCACAAAATGCCACTCCTCGTTCTGAACGGTCTGAAACAACAGCATTTGAAGATTCTTCTCTTCCAGATGGAACTCCACCGTGGGATTTCTTTGGCCTTCTTCATCCAATTGACCATCAGTTTTCTTTTCAAGAAGGGAAGGGCATGCACCAAGATATGGGCAATGCTGACGATATAACAAGACTAAGGGAGGGGGAAGGAATGCCTGAGttggaagatgatgaagagaaAGTTTATTCTCATGGAAAGGAAGACTCTCTGGACTCTGAAGATGAATTCGATGATGAGCCTGCTGCAGATACCCTAGTCCGaagatttgaaaattttaacagAGTTAATGACCATGTACAAGCAAATGGATTACCTACCCCAAATAAGCCGCAGTCAGGAGATTCAGCTTCTGAAGTTGAATTTGTGAATCGAGGGAAGGGGAGCTCTCCTGATGCATCACCATTAAAGACAGCATCTCCTGCATCGGTGCTTCCAACTGAAACAAGTAAGTTTGTGGAGAAAGAAAATCAGAATGAAAGTAAAGTTGCCCCCAAGGATTTCTTTGCAAGCATGAAAGTTATAGAATCCCTCTTCGTTAAAGCCTCTGAATCTGGTAAAGAGGTTCCAAGGATGCTTGAAGCAAATAAGTTGCATTTTCGCCCTATACTTCCAGGAAAAGAAA ATGGTTCGGTGGCATCCTCATTATTGAAGGCATGTTTCTCATGTGGGGAAGACCCAAGTCAAGTCCCAAAAG AACCTGCTCAGAACTCGGTTAAGTATTTAACTTGGCATAGGACAATGTCCTCTCCATCCACTTCATCCAGAAACCTTATGGGAGCAAACTCAAAAGATGATATGGAAGACCATACAAATAATCTATTCGATAATTTCTGTATGATCTCTGGAAGCCATGCATCAACCTTGGATAGATTATATGCATGGGAAAGGAAGCTCTATGATGAAGTCAAG GCTAGTGGGGTGATCAGAAAGGAATATGACATGAAGTGTAAAATCTTGCAGCACTTGGAATCACAAGGAGAGAAGACCTCTACAATTGATAAAACTCGTGCTATAGTCAAGGATCTGCATTCACGGATCAGAGTTGCAATTCTCAGGATAGACTCTATATCAAAGAGGATTGAGGAATTACGGGACAGAGAGCTTCAGCCACAACTAGAGGAGTTAATTGAAGG GTTAAGTCGGATGTGGGAAGTGATGTTTGATTGTCACAAGCTTCAGTTTCAGATCATATCAACAGCACTTAACAGTAGCCATGCTAGAATCACCATGAATTCTGAACTACGTAGACAAATTGCTTCCTATCTTGAAAGTGAACTCCATCATCTAGCTTCAAGTTTTACAAAGTGGATCGGAGCTCAGAGGTCCTATCTGGTGGCGATAAATGGATGGCTGAACAAATGTGTTCCCCTTCAACAGAAATCAGTCAAGAAAAAAAGAAGGCCTCAACCTCCACTCCTGAGAATTTATGGTCCTCCAATATACACCACCTGCGATATCTGGTTGGAAAAGGTTGGTGAATTACCCTTCCAGGATCTCGTGGATTCTATGAAGAGTTTAGCGGTTGAAACTGCGCGGTTCTTACCGCGTCATGAGAAGAAGCATGGAAAAGCTGTGAATCGCGCTAATCTAACATCCTGGACCGCCGCTGATATCGGTAGCGAATCAAGGGATAATCTGTTGAGAGATGACACCTCAGAAGACTGGAATCCAGGTTTTGATCGATTTCGAGCAAGCTTTATTAACTTTCTTGGTCAGTTAAATGGTTTTGCTGGTTCTTCTGTCAAGATGTACACAGATCTGAGACAAGACATTCAGAATGCTAAGAGTCGTTATAACTATAGATCTAATTCTCAGACTCAAGATGGTTTGGGAAATTCTCAATCTCAAGATGATCATTCCAAGTCCCAATCTAAAGTTGATAAGTCTAAAATGGAAAGCTCCAAAGAATGA
- the LOC130726318 gene encoding uncharacterized protein LOC130726318 isoform X1: MSGGLNSRHHVVIQALLSRGPLKEKELHSMFEDITKRNPGADRKLFDAFILTINKALTCANFELRGCIDQYDGQVYYGVVNTVSDEQSKLGTKYTVPQIAFYKAVIEAIVQDATANGYISSIGALNLNLDSQVTVATDPQSQGSQALVPPALKNFGLSQKEKALDELVRDRWLHLTTDGNIKLGVKSFLDLRSWFLNNEVPSCHVCNEAGIKAELCQNESCTVRIHHYCLKQLFSQRKAAKVCPSCSTSWPYVVPKAEALHIEEDNEPPQESQRATSSKRKKRRANIVIEDEDVGSSNQDELNGLTRKASRARRANVADTGGPSASQSSATSAFRRVTRRSSQM; encoded by the exons ATGTCGGGTGGGTTAAACTCGAGGCACCATGTTGTAATTCAAGCTCTATTGTCACGAGGCCCGCTCAAGGAGAAGGAATTACACTCCATGTTTGAGGACATCACCAAGAGAAACCCAG GCGCTGACCGTAAGCTATTTGATGCGTTTATTCTGACCATAAACAAAGCACTCACTTGTGCTAATTTTGAGTTGCGTGGCTGCATAGATCAATATGATGGGCAAGTTTATTATGGAGTGGTCAATACTGTTTCTGATGAACAATCGAAGTTGGGAACGAAGTATACTGTTCCGCAGATTGCTTTCTATAAGGCTGTT ATTGAAGCGATCGTTCAAGATGCCACTGCAAATGGTTATATCTCCAGCATTGGTGCTCTCAATCTTAATTTGGATAGTCAG GTTACAGTTGCGACCGATCCACAATCTCAAGGAAGCCAAGCACTTGTCCCTCCTGCATTGAAGAATTTTGGCTTGTCTCAAAAGGAAAAAGCTCTAGATGAACTTGTGAGAGACCGGTGGCTTCATTTGACTACAGATGGTAATATTAAACTTGGTGTGAAGTCATTCCTTGATCTTCGCAGTTGGTTTCTAAATAATGAGGTTCCATCCTGTCATGTTTGCAATGAAGCTGGAATAAAG GCAGAGTTATGCCAAAATGAAAGCTGTACTGTTCGAATTCACCACTACTGCCTGAAGCAACTTTTCTCACAGAGAAAG GCTGCAAAAGTTTGCCCAAGTTGTAGCACTTCATGGCCCTATGTAGTACCCAAGGCTGAAGCACTACATATTGAAGAAGACAATGAACCTCCTCAGGAAAGCCAACGAGCTACTAGTTCTAAAAGAAAGAAGCGCAGAGCCAATATAGTcattgaggatgaagatgttGGATCCAGCAATCAGGATGAGCTGAATGGATTGACAAGAAAAGCGAGTAGAGCACGTAGAGCTAACGTTGCAGATACAGGAGGACCTAGTGCATCTCAATCTTCTGCAACTTCTGCTTTCAGAAGAGTTACTCGAAGATCTAGTCAAATGTAA